The following proteins are encoded in a genomic region of Hemibagrus wyckioides isolate EC202008001 linkage group LG29, SWU_Hwy_1.0, whole genome shotgun sequence:
- the cldnd1a gene encoding claudin domain-containing protein 1a isoform X2: MDTECVSFTLSQQFTPKYTEPGNHNSGEDMIRTYLWRCQFLLPLLSLCLVLVGGLVGFCACLCRSFSPTLGIGLLHLLAGVCSLGCVCCFLAGMDLLHRVSVIPDQVDGSLGWSLYLALISSPLYMMAAALLVWAARSHGKNYYRFTAYRVA, encoded by the exons ATGgacacagagtgtgtgagcTTCACGCTTTCTCAACAGTTCACACCCAAGTACACAGAGCCCGGCAACCACAACAGCGGAGAGGACATGATACGCACCT ATCTGTGGAGGTGCCAGTTTCTCCtgccccttctctctctgtgtttggtGTTAGTGGGAGGCCTGGTGGGATTCTGTGCGTGTTTGTGTCGTAGTTTCAGTCCCACGCTGGGTATTGGACTCCTCCACCTCCTTGCAG gtgtgtgttctctaggctgtgtgtgttgttttctggCGGGTATGGACCTGCTACACCGTGTCTCTGTTATACCCGACCAGGTGGACGGCTCTCTCGGTTGGTCTCTCTATCTCGCGCTCATTTCCTCTCCGCTGTACATGATGGCTGCCGCGCTACTGGTGTGGGCCGCTCGCAGCCACGGCAAGAACTACTACCGCTTTACTGCCTACCGAGTGGCCTAG
- the cldnd1a gene encoding claudin domain-containing protein 1a isoform X1 codes for MVDNRSATALVIAGVLSTLATVYLSVAVGTRHWYQYTSPQVRHEHNATELRALHQELGDGEFDEKTASDALFRLNGTLGLWWRCVRVPADRKRWYSDPDPEMDTECVSFTLSQQFTPKYTEPGNHNSGEDMIRTYLWRCQFLLPLLSLCLVLVGGLVGFCACLCRSFSPTLGIGLLHLLAGVCSLGCVCCFLAGMDLLHRVSVIPDQVDGSLGWSLYLALISSPLYMMAAALLVWAARSHGKNYYRFTAYRVA; via the exons ATGGTGGACAACCGTTCCGCCACGGCGTTGGTGATTGCGGGCGTGCTGAGCACACTGGCCACGGTGTACCTGTCTGTGGCGGTGGGCACGCGCCACTGGTACCAGTACACGAGCCCGCAGGTGCGTCACGAGCACAACGCGACCGAGCTGCGCGCGCTGCACCAGGAGCTCGGCGACGGGGAGTTCGACGAGAAGACCGCGAGCGACGCGCTGTTCCGCCTTAACGGCACCCTCGGCCTGTGGTGGAGGTGCGTGCGCGTGCCCGCCGACCGCAAACGCTGGTACAGCGACccag atcCTGAGATGgacacagagtgtgtgagcTTCACGCTTTCTCAACAGTTCACACCCAAGTACACAGAGCCCGGCAACCACAACAGCGGAGAGGACATGATACGCACCT ATCTGTGGAGGTGCCAGTTTCTCCtgccccttctctctctgtgtttggtGTTAGTGGGAGGCCTGGTGGGATTCTGTGCGTGTTTGTGTCGTAGTTTCAGTCCCACGCTGGGTATTGGACTCCTCCACCTCCTTGCAG gtgtgtgttctctaggctgtgtgtgttgttttctggCGGGTATGGACCTGCTACACCGTGTCTCTGTTATACCCGACCAGGTGGACGGCTCTCTCGGTTGGTCTCTCTATCTCGCGCTCATTTCCTCTCCGCTGTACATGATGGCTGCCGCGCTACTGGTGTGGGCCGCTCGCAGCCACGGCAAGAACTACTACCGCTTTACTGCCTACCGAGTGGCCTAG